TGGACGAGTAGTAACCTCTGAAAGTGGATAAGGCCCGGGAGGAAGAGTAAGACCTAAAAGGAGAAGCTATTTTGAGCGAGAAAAATAAAAAAAATAAAAACAATGATGAAAAAAAGAATCTGGAAGTAACTCTTGCGGAAGAAAGGAGTGAAGAGGCCGGCGGAGAAAAGTCTGTTGGGGCAACTGAAAAAATAAAGGAGCCTACAGCGGAAAAGCCCGAACAGACTCCCGAGGAAAAAACCCAGGCTCTACTGGAAGAAAAAACCAAGGAAGCGGCAGAAAATTTCGATAAATGGTTGCGTTTGCGGGCGGAGTTTGAGAATTTTAAGAAGCGGGTGCAAAGGGAAAAAGCTGACTTGATGAAATTTGGGAGCGAGAACCTCCTTAAGGCAATGCTGCCCGCGCTGGATAATTTAGCCCGGGCAATCGACCATGGAAAAAACGCGCCAGAAAACGATTCTCTCTTGGAAGGGGTGGAAATTACCCACAAACAATTTTTAAACATCCTGGAAAAATTCGGGGTGAAACCTATCCAGGCTGCAGGAGAGATTTTTAACCCTGAGCAACACGAAGCCATTGCGCAGGAAGAAAGCGAGCAAGAACCCAATCGGGTGATTGCGGAAGTTGAAAGAGGGTATCTCTTCCATGACCGCCTCCTTCGACCGG
The sequence above is drawn from the Deltaproteobacteria bacterium genome and encodes:
- the grpE gene encoding nucleotide exchange factor GrpE produces the protein MSEKNKKNKNNDEKKNLEVTLAEERSEEAGGEKSVGATEKIKEPTAEKPEQTPEEKTQALLEEKTKEAAENFDKWLRLRAEFENFKKRVQREKADLMKFGSENLLKAMLPALDNLARAIDHGKNAPENDSLLEGVEITHKQFLNILEKFGVKPIQAAGEIFNPEQHEAIAQEESEQEPNRVIAEVERGYLFHDRLLRPAKVIVSKAKTDQKIKGT